From the genome of Devriesea agamarum, one region includes:
- a CDS encoding PTS sugar transporter subunit IIB, which yields MKIIAVCGMGIGTSIILKMTIDRAINDLGVDADVEAADISSARGAAAMADLVLTSAELADALGDVDTPIEVITDFTDVDAVKAAISRHAD from the coding sequence ATGAAGATCATCGCCGTGTGCGGAATGGGGATTGGAACCTCAATCATCCTCAAAATGACCATCGACCGCGCAATAAACGACCTCGGTGTCGATGCCGACGTCGAAGCCGCCGATATCTCCTCCGCCCGCGGGGCCGCAGCCATGGCCGATCTAGTGCTGACATCCGCTGAGCTCGCGGACGCACTCGGAGACGTCGACACCCCCATCGAAGTCATCACCGATTTCACCGATGTTGACGCCGTCAAAGCGGCCATTTCCCGCCACGCCGATTAA
- a CDS encoding PTS ascorbate transporter subunit IIC, translating into MGIVLAIASFIVNQILSVPAFLVGIVVAIGLIALRRNTGQVIGGALKAVLGFLILSAGASVVTSSLEPLGEMILGATGAQGVVPTNEAIVSIAQNQFGTITAWVMIAGFAVAIILARFTPLKYVFLTGHHVFFMATMLTVVLATAKVSSVIQVVVGAILLGTIMVVMPALAHPWMKKVTGNNKLAIGHFGTLGYIVSGAIGQAVGRRSKSTEDMRLPQSLHFLRDSMVATALSMVLFYAVFCVAYLLRAGTPAALKLFNSPDVGAYVVTALTKGLMFGVGVAIILYGVRIILGELVPAFQGIAEKVVPGAVPALDCPIVFPFAPNAVLIGFIFSFAGGLLSLGALALIFGPLFGLALILPGMVPHFFTGGAAGVFGNATGGRRGAMCGAFANGIIITVLPALLLKVLGSLGFANTTFGDADFGWYGTLIGHAIQAGPIIGIILTLIIAAILVVGASWWQRRVVNRGWLPAAGHTEFLAEVKKADKAKRG; encoded by the coding sequence ATGGGGATTGTCCTGGCCATCGCGAGTTTCATCGTTAACCAGATTCTGTCGGTCCCCGCGTTCCTGGTCGGGATCGTGGTGGCCATCGGGTTGATCGCGCTGAGACGCAACACCGGCCAGGTCATCGGCGGCGCGCTGAAAGCCGTGCTCGGATTCCTGATTTTGTCCGCCGGTGCATCCGTAGTCACCTCGTCCCTGGAGCCGCTCGGGGAGATGATTCTCGGCGCCACCGGAGCGCAGGGAGTTGTGCCGACCAACGAAGCCATCGTCTCCATCGCCCAAAATCAATTCGGCACCATCACCGCCTGGGTGATGATCGCTGGATTCGCGGTGGCGATCATCCTGGCCCGCTTCACCCCGTTGAAGTACGTCTTTCTCACCGGCCATCACGTGTTCTTTATGGCCACCATGCTCACCGTGGTTCTGGCAACCGCGAAGGTCAGCTCAGTTATTCAGGTGGTGGTCGGGGCTATCCTCCTGGGCACCATCATGGTGGTCATGCCCGCGTTGGCACATCCGTGGATGAAAAAAGTTACCGGGAACAACAAGCTCGCCATTGGCCATTTCGGAACCCTTGGATACATTGTGTCGGGCGCTATCGGTCAGGCCGTGGGACGTCGTTCAAAATCCACCGAAGATATGCGCCTGCCGCAATCTCTGCATTTCCTTCGCGACTCCATGGTTGCTACCGCTCTATCAATGGTGCTGTTTTACGCGGTGTTCTGCGTGGCCTACCTTCTGCGCGCCGGAACTCCTGCCGCTTTAAAACTGTTTAACTCCCCCGACGTCGGCGCATACGTGGTCACTGCTCTCACCAAAGGCCTGATGTTCGGGGTTGGGGTTGCCATCATCCTCTACGGGGTGCGCATCATACTCGGCGAGCTAGTACCCGCATTCCAGGGCATCGCCGAGAAAGTCGTCCCCGGGGCGGTCCCAGCTTTGGACTGCCCGATTGTGTTCCCGTTCGCACCCAATGCAGTACTGATCGGCTTTATTTTCTCCTTCGCAGGTGGCCTGCTATCCTTGGGCGCCTTAGCGTTAATTTTCGGCCCGCTATTCGGCCTCGCCCTCATTTTGCCCGGGATGGTCCCGCACTTCTTCACCGGCGGAGCTGCCGGAGTATTCGGCAATGCCACCGGCGGACGCCGCGGCGCGATGTGCGGCGCATTTGCCAACGGCATCATCATCACCGTCCTCCCCGCCCTATTACTCAAAGTGCTCGGTTCCCTCGGGTTTGCAAACACCACCTTTGGCGACGCCGACTTCGGCTGGTATGGGACACTCATCGGCCACGCCATACAGGCTGGCCCCATCATCGGAATTATCCTCACCCTGATCATCGCCGCGATTTTGGTGGTGGGTGCCTCGTGGTGGCAGCGGCGGGTGGTGAACCGCGGATGGCTACCAGCGGCAGGGCACACCGAGTTTTTAGCCGAGGTGAAGAAAGCCGACAAAGCCAAGCGGGGGTAG